The genomic segment GGTCATATTTAAACATACCTTAAAAAATAGCCTTATCCCGATTGTGACAATTATTGGATTAGACTTTGGAAGTTATCTTAATGGTTCAGTTCTGACAGAAACAGTATTTGGCTGGCCAGGACTTGGCAGATATGCGGTTGAAGGAATTATAAAAAGGGACATACCAGTAGTGATGGGTGTTGTGCTGTTTGGGGCTTTTGTCTTTGTTATCGTTAATTTAATCGTAGATATTTTATATCATTTTCTAAATCCAAAAATCAGGGTAAAATGAAAAGGTAACTATTCACCGCAGAGGCACAGAGGACGCAGAGAAGATGAATATAAATGAATTAATCTGTAGACAAATAAATTCCAATGTAGAATTTGGAATTTAGGATTTCAAAGTATGTGCTAAAACATAGAATGAGAAGAATGGTTTTAGGTTTAGAAGAGTAAAGATTACTCTCTGCCTTTCTGTGGTGAAATATAATAAGGCTGAATAATTACATGAAAAGATTATATAAAAACAAGACAACTTTAATAGGACTAATTATAATCACTGTTTTCATTATTCTTGCTATTTGTGCACCGATAATTGCTCCGTATTCCCCTTATGAAATTAACCTGGAACAAAGGCTGAAATCTCCAGATTGTCAACATCTTTGTGGCACAGATAATCTTGGACGAGATATATTCTCGCGGATTTTATATGGTGCCCGAATTTCATTAACCGTGGGCACGATAGCGACTTTTTTAGCCATGTTTATTGGTTTTGTCTTTGGAGGTATCGGAGGTTATGTCGGTGGTAAGATAGATAAATTGATTATTGCCTTAACAGACATTATGTTAGCCTTTCCTGGGTTACTTCTGGCAATTGGAGTTTCGGTCGCAGTTGGACCAGGTTTAATTACTCTTTATATTGCTTTAGCTACCGTTGGTTGGGCAGAATTTGCCAGATTAATCAGAGGAATAATTTTATCTCTTAAAGAACAGGATTATATCGAGGCGGCAAGAGTCATTGGCGCCTCTGATGTCCGGATAATTTTAAGACATATCCTGCCAAATATCTTTCCGATAATTATCGTTGTCGCTACTTTAAGGATTGGTGGATATATTTTAAGTGAGGCATCTTTAAGTTTTCTTGGTTTAGGTGCACAACCACCGACTCCAAGTTGGGGTTCAATCGTCAGCATTGGAAGTAATTTTATCCTTACCGCACCCTGGTTTTCCATTTTCCCTGGACTGGCTATTGCAACAGTAGTGATTGGTTTCAATCTATCAGGAGACGGACTAAGAGACATTCTTGACCCAAAATTAAAGGGAAAAATTTGATAACTTTAAATATTTTTGTTGAAATTTATTCATTTTTAATGTATACTTATGTCGGGTTTCACGAAATTAAAAGTAAGGTAACCGTTCACCGCAGAGACGCAAGAGTTCGCAGAGAGGAAAATATCTTTTTTTTTCGTGTTTTTCGCGTTTTTCGGTGTTTAAAAAGGCTTAAAAACAGTTAGTCGAAAGTCCGTATTAAAAGATTAATAAACAACAAAAGACCCGCAATGCACAAAAAAAGGAAATTTCTGTTTCTGGTGAATAGATTTTAATTTTTTCTCTGCGTCTCTGTGTCTCTGCGGTGAATAGTTACAAAGTAAGTAATCGGTTAAATGGTAACTAATTATCATTCACCAGTTACCAAACTGTTGGAGGTAAAATGATGGATAAAGAATTATTAGATATTTTAGCCTGCCCCGTATGTAAAGGTGATATTACTTATGATGAGGTAAATCAGAAGTTAATCTGTAATGCCTGTGGACGCAAATACCCAATACGAGATGGAATTCCAGTGATGTTAGAGGAAGAGGCAGAATAGAGAAAGGTTGAGATTAAGGTTAAGTGGAAAAAGTCAAAGGTTCAGCAGTAACTAATCACTTTTCCTCAACCTCAAAAGGGTTCTGCAAGGAGGAGATAACTAAGAGTTAGACCTGAAATTAAATCAAATATCAAATATTAAAATGCAAAATTACAAATCAAATTTCAAAAAGGAAGGAGCATGGTTTCTCAAAGAGTTGGAGGAATTTGGTAATATCTTTGCTTCAAGTATTTTAACGCTGAAATGTAGTAGATAGTTGATAGTTTATAGTTTATAGTTGAAGGACTATACACTATAAACTATACACTATACACTATAAACTATACACTATAAACCCTAAACTATAAACGAGTTTTGCATTTTGATCTTTGGAGGAAATTGATAAGAATAAAGGTTTTAAATACCCGCTTAAAAATACAGTTTCCTGGTTTTGCAGAACTCTACAACCTCAAAATAAAGGAGACATAAAATGGCCTGGTTTAGAAAACCTAAATATACCACTATTCCGGTTATACGGAAAAAAGCCGAAGTTCCTGAGGGATTATGGATAAAGTGTAAAGAATGTGGTGAGATGATTTATAAAAAAGATTGGGAAAGTAATTTTAAGGTGTGCCCTGTGTGTCATTACCACTTTCGATTGAGTAGTCAGGAAAGAATAGCCATTACTTTAGATAAAGATAGTTTGGTGGAAGATGATGTT from the bacterium genome contains:
- a CDS encoding ABC transporter permease; this translates as MKRLYKNKTTLIGLIIITVFIILAICAPIIAPYSPYEINLEQRLKSPDCQHLCGTDNLGRDIFSRILYGARISLTVGTIATFLAMFIGFVFGGIGGYVGGKIDKLIIALTDIMLAFPGLLLAIGVSVAVGPGLITLYIALATVGWAEFARLIRGIILSLKEQDYIEAARVIGASDVRIILRHILPNIFPIIIVVATLRIGGYILSEASLSFLGLGAQPPTPSWGSIVSIGSNFILTAPWFSIFPGLAIATVVIGFNLSGDGLRDILDPKLKGKI
- a CDS encoding Trm112 family protein — its product is MDKELLDILACPVCKGDITYDEVNQKLICNACGRKYPIRDGIPVMLEEEAE